The DNA window CAGCCGTCCGGCCCGATAAACTTCAGTCCGTTGTACTCGCTGGGGTTGTGCGATGCCGTGAGGACCAGGGCCCCCGCCAGCCGCCGGTCAGTCACCAGAAATTGAGCCGTGGGGGTGGGAATCAGGTCGGCCAGAAGCAGGCGGCGGCCCGCTTTCCGCAGGGCCTGGGCAGCCGCCGACATGAGCATCGGGCCGTGTGAACGGCTGTCCCGTGCCAGCAGCAGCGGGCCACTGGGCAGCAGTGCCGCAAAGGCCTCGGCGTGCGCATGGATGATTCCGGCGGTAAGGTCTTGCCCCACCACGCCCCGCACCCCGGATACTGACCGCATCAACGCCACGGTGGGGAAGCCTCTAGATCGAAAAACCCCCTCGCAGGCCCTGGAAGACGCAAGTTGGCGGGGAAAATTGGCACGGCTGAGGTGGGCTCACGCCTTCAAAAGATCATGGCATAAAAAAATCCAGACTGAAAGCCTGGATTTAACCCTGCAGCTCCTCCGGGCACCGCGTTCCGGCCGCTCCTAGCGCTGATGATAGGCCATGGCCCGGCGCATGCGCCGGCGGGCCTTGGAGCGCTTGATGCGCTTCTCGGCGCTGGGCTTGAGGTAATAGGAATTGCGCTTGATCTCCTTCAGGATGCCGGCCTTTTCATATTTCTTCTTGAAGCGCCGCAAGGCCCGCTCCAGCGGCTCGTCACGTTTTACAATCACTTCTACCATCTGCTGTGGGTGGCCCCCTCCTGATAATATTTGGCGCAATCCAGATTCAAGCTTCGGAGTTTAACGCTTTGTCGCCCGCGAAACAATCTCAACCCCAGCTCCGTCATCCTGCCGGCTAGCGCACCCACCGGCTCCGGCGTGTGGGCCCCGTCGATTTGGTGCCGGACCGGGTTGGTGGCGGCACCAACATTTGTTCCCGCTACGATTACATTCACGTAGGAGCGGCTTTCATGGTCGCTGCTGGCGCGCACAAATCCGCTGAGGGTGGTCGACTGCGGCTGCACCGCGACCAGCAGGGCCAGGCCCGTCAACAGTAGGAGAATCAGCAGCCAGCCCTAAATTGCGCTCAAATACTCTTGTCGGCAATCCCATACCTACAGTTATAACCCCAACTCAATTTCCGATAAGGGAGTTTATCTAAAATCTGCAGGCAACATAAACCGAGCATCGTAACTTTATATCGTTATGGCTAAGAAAGAACAACTTCCTATTGAGGTAAGGCCGGTTACACTGCTCAAACGTACAATAGATAATTTGGGTGAGGCGATTTCTGGAGCCGGTCGCGAGATCAAAGATAAAGGACTTATCCAAGCGGCCGGTAATTTAGTTCAACGCTATAGGGCCCATGGTTTACTTGGGGCCTTGTCTGAAGAACTGGACGTGTTGATTGAGACCGGAAAAATCGATTCGAAGTATTTGGAATCACCCCAATATATGGATTGTCTCCAGGAACTTCTGGAATTCTTGGATAATGATATTCCCGACCCGACTAGATTTGATGCACTTAAAGCAGTGTTTTTGGTTGCAGCCTCCGAAGAAGCTTCAAAGCGAGAGGACATCCTGCCATACCAATATATGCGCCTTTGTAAAAGCATGACTTCTGGCGAAATTCTCGTGATGCTAACGGAATATCAACTTGTTCAGACACATCCTCCCGAAGGTTTCTTTCCACATTCAACCTCCGTGAATGGGTGGCGGGGTGGAATTGCAAACTCCGCAGGTCTTGGACATGCTGAAATGGTAGGCATATTCGACGAAAAACTGGTCCAGAAAAATATCCTACACCCACGAGGACCTCAGGATGAAAGCTTAACTACTATAACCCAGAACGGAAGGCTGACCGATCTCGGATGGGGACTCTGCAAGTTCATTGCCCAATATGAGAATGATATGTCAACCGACGAAGTAGAATAGGTTGCACAATTTCCGATAAATTCCGTTATCGGAAAATGACTCCTACTCCATCCCTGACTATGCGCCCAAATACCGTTGTCGGCAATCTCAGGTGAGGCCGCTACCCTGATCTAATCCAGCTCCCCCTCCTCGCGTCACTCCCCACCCTTCCCTGACCCTTGGGCCCAGGCAGGGTCCCTACACGAGCGCCCACTATCCAACATCCAACATCGAGCATCCCGTCTTCAGTCCGCCCCCACGGCAGTCGCCACGAGGCGGTTCGCCAGGTTGATGAACTCCCCCACTGACAGCCTTTCCGCCCGCAAATCGCCCCAGCCCAGCTCCGCCAGCAGGTCTCCGGCCTCCAGCGGCTTCAGCGCATTGGTCAGTTTCTTGCGCCGTTGCCCGAAGGCCAGCCGCACCAGCTCCTCGAACCGGGCCTCATCCACGATCTGCCCGTGCTGGTCACCGGGTGTCAGGCGAATCAGGGTCGAGTCCACTTTCGGCTGGGGCCGGAACGCCTCGGCGGGCAGGTCAAAACAGGTCTCCACCCTGGTAAACGCCTGCACCATCACCGTTAGCCGCCCGTAGGCCTTGCTCCCCGGCGCTGCCGCCAGCCGCGCCCCGACCTCCTGTTGGACGATGACGTGCGCATCCCGCCATTGGTTCCGGTACGCCAGCAGTCGGAAGACCAGCGGCGAAGTGATGTTGTACGGCAGGCTGCCATAGATGCGGCTGCCCGCCGGCAGGAGGGCTGCCAGGTCCACCGCCAGAATGTCGTCCTGAATAACGGTGACGTTGCCGGGCACCAGCTGCATCAGCGGCCCCACCAGCAGCGGATCGATGTCCACCGCCGTCACCGCGCCCGCCGCGCCCGCCAGCGGCAGGGTCAGCTCCCCGTGCCCCGGCCCGATCTCCAGAAAGAGGTCGTCCGGCCCCGGCCCGATGGCCGCCACGATCTTGCGGATCAGGTTGGGATCGATGAGGAAGTTCTGCCCCCACCGTTTGCGCGGGCGCGGCCAGTTCAGGCGACTAGCGGCAGTGGAGGGGCGCTTATGCGCCGCGCCCGCCACCCTGTCAGGCACTGACTGGCTCCAGCCGAGTGAACAGGCCCAGCGCTGTCGCCGTGGTCCGCCGCGCCACTTCGTCCAGCGACAGTCCGCAGATCGCGCCGATTTTCCCGGCAGTGTACGCCACGTAGGCCGGCTCGTTGGTCTTCCCGCGCCGGGGCACCGGTGACAGGTAGGGGCAGTCCGTCTCCACCATCACCCGCTCCAGACCCACCTCCTGCAGCACCGCCTCGTTGTGGTTCTTGCCGAAGGTCACCGTGCCGGTAAACGAGATGTGGAAACCCAGCTCCAACACCTGCCGCGCCACCTCCGGCGCCGAGGAAAAGCAGTGCACCACCCCCTGCGCATGCCCCGCTCTGCGCAGCTCCGCCAGCACGTCCTCATCCGCCTCCCGGTTGTGCACCACCACCGGCAGGTCCAGTTCTCCCGCCAGCGCCAGTTGCCCCCGGAACAGGTCGCGCTGCACCTCCGGCGGGCTCAGGTTGCGGTAGTAGTCCAGCCCGGTCTCGCCGATAGCCACAACCCGGGGGTGCCGGGCCAGCCCCGCCAGCCGCTCCAGCGCATCGGGCGGCGCGTCCTTGGCATCGTGGGGGTGCACCCCCACCGTGGCCCACATATTGGGATAGCGCTCCGCCAGCGCGATGGCCGCCCGGCTCGTCTCCAGGTCCAGCCCCACGCAGATGATGGCGCCCACACCGGCTTCGGCAGCCCGGGCCAGCACCGCGTCCATTTGATGGTCGTATTGCTCGTAGAACAGGTGCGCGTGGGTATCGATGAGCATGCGCCGCCTGGATCGGCTAGCCGATTTTCAGCCCCGGCGGCAGGTCGTCCCCGTCCACCGTGACCAGCACCATGTGCCCATCCCCGGCCTCCGCCGCCAGCAGCATGCCCTGGCTCTCCGCCCCCCGGATGGTGACCGGCGCCAGGTTGGCCACCACCACGATGCGGCGGCCCACCAACGCCTGCGGGTCGTAGTGCTCGGCAATCCCCGCCACGATCTGCCGCTCCTCGTCGCCCAGCGAGATGCGCAGCTTCAATAGCTTGTCCGTACCGGCCACCTTCTCGGCGGCCAGCACCTCCGCCAGCTGCAGACCGGCCCGCTCCAGATCGCTCAAGGAGACCTCCCGCTCGGCGGCAGCGGGGGACTGCTCCTCCGGCAGCGACAGCTCCAGCCGCGGGAATGGCGCCCCCCCCTCGCCCAATGGCGTGCCCGGTTTCAGACCGCCCCAGCCCAGTCCCGCGATGGCTTTCACCTCCGTCCCAAAAGTCGCCAGCATGGCCGCCACCCGGCTCGGCATCACGGGGTGCAGCAGCTGCAGCGCCACGTATGAGGCCTGGGCGGCGTAGTGCAGCGTCCGCCCCGCCAGCGCTTTGTCCGTCTTCACCGCATGCCACGGCTGGCTCTGCTCCAAAAACACGTTCACGCTGCGCACCAGCTCCATGATGGCCCCGATGGCATGGTCCAGGCGCAACGTATCCACGTGCGCTTCGACATCTTTGACCGCCGCCAGCGCCCCTGCGCGCAAGCCCTGTTCATACTCGTTGGCCGGCGACTCCGGCTCCGCCGCCGGGATGGCCCCCTCAAAGTGCCGCCGGATGAACTTCGTCACCCGGTTCACCAGGTTGCCCAGGTCGTTGGCCAGGTCGCTGTTGTAGCGCCGCTGAAACCCGTCCAGCGTGAAACTGGCGTCCTGACCCAGCACCATGTCCCGCAGCAGGTAGTAGCGCACCGGGTCCACCCCCACCTGGTCGATGAGGTCCAGCGGCCGCACCACGTTCCCCCGCGACTTGGACATCTTCTCGTCTTCCATCAGCCACCAGCCGTGGGCGAATATCGTCCTGGGCAGCTCGATGCCCGCCGCCATCAGCATGGTCGGCCAGTACACCGTGTGCGCGATCAAAATGTCCTTGCCGATGAGGTGGAGGTCCGCCGGCCACCACTTCCCGAACCGCGACTCGTCCGCCGTGTAGCCCACCGCCGAGATGTAGTTCGTCAGCGCATCGAACCACACGTAGTTCACGTAGTCCCGGTCGAACGGCAGCTCGATCCCCCAGCTCAGCCGCGACTTGGGCCGCGAGATGCACAGGTCCCCCAGCGGCTGCCGCAGGAATCCCAGCACCTCGTTGCGCCGCGTCTCGGGCCGGATAAATTTTGGGTGCTCCTCAATGTGGTCGATGAGCCGCTGCTGGTAGGCCGACATGCGGAAGAACCAGTTGCGCTCCTTGATCTGCTCCACTTCCCGGAAGGCCCCCGACGCTTTCTCCCGCTCGGTGATGAAGCGCTCCTCCGACACCGAATACCACCCCTCGTACTCGTCCAGGTACAGCTCGCCCTTGTCGTGCAGGGCCGTCAGCAGCCGCTGCACCACCACCTTGTGCCGCTGCTCCGTCGTGCGGATAAAGTCGTCGTGGGAGATGTGCAGCCGCGCCCACAGCTCCTGGAAGGCCACCACCATCTCGTCGCAGTGCGCCTGCGGCTCCAACCCCCGCTCCTGCGCCGCCTGCTGCACTTTAAGGCCGTGCTCGTCGGTCCCCGTCAGCAGGTGCACCTCGTCACCCAGCGCCCGCCGGTAGCGCGCCAGCGCGTCCGCCAGGATGGTGGTGTAGGCATGCCCCAGGTGCGGCTTGTCGTTCACGTAGTAGATGGGCGTCGTGATATAGAAGGTGGACATAGACTAGCGCTGTTCTCCGTCGGAATATAGGGAAATGTATCGGTAGAGGCGAGCGGGAAGGGCGGCGGGGGTTACGGGTTGCGAGTTACGAGTTTCTAGTTCGATGTCAGGAGGGGGAGAAGGAAGAGGGGGCGAAAGCGAATGGATTATCCCCAGCCCCCGGCGAGATGCAGTTCATGTGCTTTCCATCCTAATTGGAGGATAAGAACAGGTGCTCAGCCGGAACGTTCACTCGCATGACGCTCCCTGTGAGGCGTCAGCTAAACCTTGGAAGGGTGAAATGTGTCTCTTAGATTTAGCCCCAAGTAGCTCACATCGCTCTAACCACGAACACCTTGGTCCATGATTAATCGTACTAAATATTGTATTTCGCCAGGTAGTGAGACATTGCCATGAAGATAAAATTCGCTGGAACGGGAGATGGCCGTGGGATCCCAGTCATTGGTTGTAAATGCGACCGGTGTACGTTAGCGAGAGAGGAGGGGGGCAAGAATCGCCGCAGGACAGTTTCTTTTATCGTAACAAGTGGATCAGAAACAATTATACTCGATACACCTAGTTCCATCGGAGTAGTGCTAAATGAAGAGCGAATATTTCGTATATCAGCAATATTTCTTTCTCATAAACATTATGATCATTTGGGTGGAATAACCGCTTTTGAATACTGGCCAGAAAGAATTCCCGTTTACGGTAATATGTCTGTCCTTGGGAATTTTGAAATAACGGATAAATTATACGAAAAATGCGAGTTTCATGTCTTGCGGGACAGAAAATCCATTAAAGTGGGTCGTATCAAAGTTACACCCTTCCAGGTTTCCCATACAGTTCCCACGTTTGGACTCGTGTTTATGGCAGATAATAAACGCGTGGTTCATTTTAGTGATATGTCGGGTACGGATTTAAGTGATTACGAGAAGCGGCTGGTGAAAACATCGGATGTTGCCATTTTCCATACACCGGGCTATGAAGGAGGCACGGACCACGTCGATGTCATGAATGTGGTTAGTATTGCAAAAAGATATCCCTCAACGCGTTTTGTTTTATCCCATATCGGACATAATAATTTACTCCATGATGAACTCGTTGTGAAAATCGCCCCGTGTAAAAATATGGTTGTCGCCTATGACAGGATGGAAATCAAGGTCTAGATTATTTTCCAAGTACGAGCGAATATTCCCGCTAATAAATCGCCTCGTCATTGATTACGCCAGCCCATCCATAGTCCACCTTGTCACCCAGCGCCCGCCGGTACCGCGCCAGCGCGTCCGCCCATAGGGTGGTGGTCGCCTGCCCCTCGGCCCGAAGTCCGGCCCTACGGGCGGGGCCCAGGTGCGGCTTGTCGTTCACGTAGTAAATGGGCGTGGTAATGTAGAAGCTGGACATGGACTATCGGTGTTCTCCGTCGGAATATAGGGAAATGTATCGGTAGAGGCGAGGGGCAAGGGGCGGCGGGGTTACGGGTTAGCCCGCAAGGGTTTCTTCGGGACGAGTTGCGTGCTGCGTGTTTTGAGTTCTTCGGTTGGGGCGCTCACCGTAGACGGGTTACCCAGCGGGGGTCTTCTGGCTAAGTGCCGACTCATAGAGTTTTTGATCATTGCTTTCCCGCTGAGAAATCGAAAAAGAGTAAGAATACGTTAATAATGTAAACTATAACATAATCCTATGAAATCAGGAAAACAAGGCCATCACAGCACCCCAGATAACCAGAAGGTAACCTAATGCCTGTACCCCTTCATTGTTTGAGAATAATACCATCGCCCCACCTATGCTAAAGATAGCTGCGGCTAAATCATCGGTTCCGGTTGTTACGGTTTCTTGCTTACCTTTTTGTTGCTCGGCAAGTTCCCTTTCACCTCTTTTCTGTTCTTGCAACCTTGCACGTTCAGCTGCCTTACGTCTTCTTTCTGCTCCAAATTGAGCCCGTTTTGCAGCTTCACGTTGTTCTCGCTGTAGCCGTTTGTATTCAGCCCCCTTTCCAAGTAGCTCCCAGGCAATAGGTGTCATTTCATCGTACAGGCCGTCTATATTTCCACGGTATTTTCTCTTTACTGAATCAACAATCCTGCCCGTCTCGACATCAATGGTACGGGAAACAATAGAAAAACTCGAACCCACTCTGCCAATTGAACCCGCTAATATGTGGGAAACACCGAGAATCTGGCCGATTTT is part of the Candidatus Neomarinimicrobiota bacterium genome and encodes:
- a CDS encoding TatD family hydrolase translates to MLIDTHAHLFYEQYDHQMDAVLARAAEAGVGAIICVGLDLETSRAAIALAERYPNMWATVGVHPHDAKDAPPDALERLAGLARHPRVVAIGETGLDYYRNLSPPEVQRDLFRGQLALAGELDLPVVVHNREADEDVLAELRRAGHAQGVVHCFSSAPEVARQVLELGFHISFTGTVTFGKNHNEAVLQEVGLERVMVETDCPYLSPVPRRGKTNEPAYVAYTAGKIGAICGLSLDEVARRTTATALGLFTRLEPVSA
- a CDS encoding MBL fold metallo-hydrolase, whose amino-acid sequence is MKIKFAGTGDGRGIPVIGCKCDRCTLAREEGGKNRRRTVSFIVTSGSETIILDTPSSIGVVLNEERIFRISAIFLSHKHYDHLGGITAFEYWPERIPVYGNMSVLGNFEITDKLYEKCEFHVLRDRKSIKVGRIKVTPFQVSHTVPTFGLVFMADNKRVVHFSDMSGTDLSDYEKRLVKTSDVAIFHTPGYEGGTDHVDVMNVVSIAKRYPSTRFVLSHIGHNNLLHDELVVKIAPCKNMVVAYDRMEIKV
- a CDS encoding class I tRNA ligase family protein codes for the protein MSSFYITTPIYYVNDKPHLGPARRAGLRAEGQATTTLWADALARYRRALGDKVDYGWAGVINDEAIY
- the rsmA gene encoding ribosomal RNA small subunit methyltransferase A gives rise to the protein MNWPRPRKRWGQNFLIDPNLIRKIVAAIGPGPDDLFLEIGPGHGELTLPLAGAAGAVTAVDIDPLLVGPLMQLVPGNVTVIQDDILAVDLAALLPAGSRIYGSLPYNITSPLVFRLLAYRNQWRDAHVIVQQEVGARLAAAPGSKAYGRLTVMVQAFTRVETCFDLPAEAFRPQPKVDSTLIRLTPGDQHGQIVDEARFEELVRLAFGQRRKKLTNALKPLEAGDLLAELGWGDLRAERLSVGEFINLANRLVATAVGAD
- a CDS encoding 30S ribosomal protein S21, translating into MVEVIVKRDEPLERALRRFKKKYEKAGILKEIKRNSYYLKPSAEKRIKRSKARRRMRRAMAYHQR
- the metG gene encoding methionine--tRNA ligase, with translation MSTFYITTPIYYVNDKPHLGHAYTTILADALARYRRALGDEVHLLTGTDEHGLKVQQAAQERGLEPQAHCDEMVVAFQELWARLHISHDDFIRTTEQRHKVVVQRLLTALHDKGELYLDEYEGWYSVSEERFITEREKASGAFREVEQIKERNWFFRMSAYQQRLIDHIEEHPKFIRPETRRNEVLGFLRQPLGDLCISRPKSRLSWGIELPFDRDYVNYVWFDALTNYISAVGYTADESRFGKWWPADLHLIGKDILIAHTVYWPTMLMAAGIELPRTIFAHGWWLMEDEKMSKSRGNVVRPLDLIDQVGVDPVRYYLLRDMVLGQDASFTLDGFQRRYNSDLANDLGNLVNRVTKFIRRHFEGAIPAAEPESPANEYEQGLRAGALAAVKDVEAHVDTLRLDHAIGAIMELVRSVNVFLEQSQPWHAVKTDKALAGRTLHYAAQASYVALQLLHPVMPSRVAAMLATFGTEVKAIAGLGWGGLKPGTPLGEGGAPFPRLELSLPEEQSPAAAEREVSLSDLERAGLQLAEVLAAEKVAGTDKLLKLRISLGDEERQIVAGIAEHYDPQALVGRRIVVVANLAPVTIRGAESQGMLLAAEAGDGHMVLVTVDGDDLPPGLKIG